One genomic segment of Alphaproteobacteria bacterium HT1-32 includes these proteins:
- a CDS encoding helix-turn-helix domain-containing protein codes for MDDEILTIKEVAAYLKLTEKTAYRLAAEGGIPGFKVGGSWRFRRREIEKWIDEQSKKGALKGRK; via the coding sequence ATGGATGATGAAATCCTGACGATCAAAGAGGTCGCAGCATATCTTAAGCTGACCGAGAAAACAGCCTATCGACTTGCTGCCGAGGGCGGAATTCCGGGCTTTAAGGTGGGCGGATCGTGGCGGTTTCGCCGTCGTGAAATTGAAAAATGGATTGATGAGCAGTCAAAGAAGGGTGCTTTAAAAGGGAGGAAGTAA
- a CDS encoding lactate dehydrogenase: MNAVEIEEAISRLAELPFDAEEFPFAFLEAFGNKATTIKRLRSGTSNKSDVGGVLQTNNIHIKVAEEGAVPEALASLKASPTTAKARAKFILATDGKDFQAEDLNTGEVIVCDYPEFHDHFGFFLPLAGISTVKQIRESAFDIKATGRLNRLYVELLKDNPEWGTAERRHDMNHFMARLIFCFFAEDTDIFREADQFTATIDRMSEKDSSNTHEIISELFRSMNTKIEDREKEGIARWANNFPYVNGGLFSESVDVPRFSRIARSYLLHIGNLDWTKINPDIFGSMIQAVADDEERGALGMHYTSVPNILKVLNPLFLDDLREKLEEAGDNARKLLNLRSRMAKIRVFDPACGSGNFLVIAYKEMRAIEAEINARRAEADRRSDIPLTNFRGIELRDFPAEVARLALIIAEYQCDVLHRGQREALRDFLPLDAMNWILCDNALRVDWLSVCPPTGTGVRLRGDDLFSTPLDQAEIDFENEGGETYICGNPPYLGFTWQTPEQKADLESILSRYTNSWKSLDYVTGWFVKAAEYGCHTDTVAAFVSTNSICQGEQVPILWPSLLMMGYEISFAHTSFKWANLASHNAGVTVVIVAITNRPSSQKHLYSISPEGETVFKQVPNINTYLVPGPTVIAEPVSRTPRDRAPMVWGNKPSDGGNLILSAQEAREMVSNSPDAEKFLFDFVGSQEFVKGVVRNCIWIEDEELEEASNIPLIFERIESVRAMRLASKAASTRDYADRAHRFRQVQGRGELYSIVIPKVTSESRPYLPVGVLSSHSIVSDNAFAMYDAPIWSMSIIASRIHLIWVKTVCGQLETRLRYSNTMGWNSFPLPSLTEKNKEDLTRCAEDILLAREAHFPATIADLYDPESMPNDLRAAHDRNDEVLERIYIGRRFKNDTERLEKLFELYTKMTTKVGAT; this comes from the coding sequence TTGAACGCGGTCGAAATCGAGGAAGCCATATCCAGGCTGGCGGAACTGCCGTTCGACGCTGAAGAGTTTCCGTTCGCGTTTCTGGAGGCGTTCGGCAACAAGGCCACAACGATCAAGCGCCTGCGCTCCGGTACGTCCAACAAGTCAGACGTTGGCGGCGTTCTCCAAACGAATAATATTCATATCAAGGTGGCTGAGGAGGGCGCGGTGCCTGAGGCGTTGGCATCGCTCAAGGCCAGCCCTACGACAGCCAAAGCCCGCGCAAAGTTTATCCTCGCCACCGACGGAAAAGACTTTCAGGCTGAAGACCTCAATACCGGCGAAGTTATCGTTTGTGACTACCCGGAATTCCATGATCATTTCGGCTTCTTTCTGCCGCTCGCCGGTATCAGCACCGTAAAGCAAATCCGCGAGAGCGCGTTCGACATCAAGGCGACCGGTCGTCTGAACCGGCTCTATGTCGAGCTCCTGAAAGATAATCCCGAATGGGGCACGGCGGAGCGTCGCCACGACATGAACCACTTCATGGCGCGGCTGATCTTCTGCTTCTTCGCAGAAGATACTGATATTTTCAGGGAGGCGGACCAGTTTACGGCGACGATTGATCGTATGAGCGAGAAGGACAGCTCAAACACGCATGAGATCATCAGCGAGCTCTTTCGGTCGATGAACACGAAAATCGAAGATCGAGAGAAGGAAGGTATTGCCCGTTGGGCGAATAACTTCCCTTACGTGAACGGCGGTTTGTTCTCCGAGAGTGTTGATGTCCCTCGGTTCAGCCGGATCGCACGTTCCTACCTGCTTCACATCGGCAATCTCGATTGGACCAAGATCAATCCTGACATCTTCGGATCGATGATCCAGGCGGTTGCCGACGATGAAGAGCGCGGTGCGCTCGGGATGCACTACACAAGCGTTCCGAACATCCTGAAGGTTCTCAATCCGCTATTTCTGGATGATCTGCGCGAGAAACTTGAAGAGGCGGGAGACAATGCCCGAAAGCTACTCAATCTTCGGAGCCGCATGGCGAAGATCAGGGTCTTCGATCCGGCCTGTGGCTCGGGAAATTTTCTCGTGATCGCGTACAAGGAGATGCGGGCTATTGAAGCGGAGATTAATGCTCGGCGTGCCGAGGCAGATCGTCGCTCCGATATCCCGTTGACGAATTTTCGCGGGATTGAGTTACGTGATTTTCCGGCGGAAGTCGCTCGTCTAGCACTCATTATCGCTGAGTATCAGTGTGACGTGCTGCACCGTGGCCAACGGGAGGCTCTCCGCGACTTCTTGCCACTCGACGCAATGAACTGGATTCTTTGTGACAACGCATTGCGGGTCGATTGGCTTAGTGTTTGCCCGCCTACAGGAACCGGAGTGAGATTGAGAGGCGATGATTTGTTCAGCACACCTTTGGATCAAGCCGAGATCGACTTCGAAAATGAAGGTGGCGAAACCTACATTTGTGGAAATCCACCGTATCTTGGATTCACTTGGCAGACGCCAGAGCAAAAAGCCGACTTGGAGTCAATTCTATCTAGATACACAAACAGCTGGAAATCTCTCGATTACGTGACTGGTTGGTTTGTGAAAGCGGCAGAATATGGTTGCCACACTGACACCGTTGCCGCTTTCGTTTCGACAAATTCGATTTGCCAAGGAGAGCAAGTGCCAATCCTGTGGCCATCGCTTTTGATGATGGGTTACGAGATATCGTTCGCACATACCTCTTTCAAATGGGCAAATCTTGCGAGCCACAATGCTGGCGTCACCGTCGTAATTGTTGCAATCACAAATCGCCCATCAAGCCAAAAACATCTTTATTCGATATCGCCAGAGGGCGAAACCGTCTTCAAACAAGTCCCGAATATAAACACGTACCTTGTCCCTGGCCCTACTGTCATCGCGGAACCGGTCTCGCGCACGCCGCGAGATAGGGCGCCGATGGTTTGGGGTAACAAACCTTCGGACGGCGGCAACCTCATACTTTCAGCACAAGAGGCGAGGGAAATGGTTTCGAACTCTCCCGATGCGGAGAAGTTCTTATTCGACTTCGTTGGCTCACAAGAATTCGTTAAAGGTGTCGTGAGGAATTGCATATGGATAGAAGACGAGGAGCTTGAGGAGGCGTCAAATATTCCTCTAATTTTTGAGAGAATTGAAAGTGTGCGTGCGATGCGTCTTGCTAGCAAAGCAGCATCAACTCGTGATTATGCAGACAGAGCGCATCGTTTTCGGCAAGTACAGGGGCGCGGAGAGCTCTATTCAATTGTAATTCCGAAAGTTACATCGGAGAGCAGGCCGTACCTGCCCGTTGGTGTGCTTTCTTCGCATTCCATCGTCTCCGACAATGCGTTTGCGATGTACGATGCGCCAATATGGTCAATGTCGATAATCGCTTCTCGAATTCATCTCATATGGGTGAAAACAGTATGCGGACAACTTGAGACGCGGCTTCGATATTCAAATACTATGGGATGGAACAGTTTTCCTCTCCCGTCCCTTACCGAAAAGAATAAAGAAGATTTAACCCGCTGCGCCGAGGATATCCTGCTGGCGCGAGAGGCACATTTTCCTGCGACGATTGCTGACCTCTACGATCCGGAGAGCATGCCCAACGATCTGCGCGCCGCGCATGATCGGAATGATGAGGTGCTAGAGCGCATCTATATCGGACGGCGTTTCAAAAATGATACCGAGCGATTGGAGAAGCTATTCGAGCTATATACGAAGATGACAACGAAAGTCGGGGCTACGTAG
- a CDS encoding nucleotidyl transferase AbiEii/AbiGii toxin family protein: MPFSDQYRKQVSLLVRVLPFVAEEDCFALKGGTAINLFVRDLPRLSVDIDLTYLPVQSREDSLSAIDAAMKRIAETAGSGSPAEDITPGMPNAEGTVTKLLARGDGVQIKIEVTPVLRGCVFEAETRTVSPSVEDNFGFAEMKLVSFADLYGGKIVAALDRQHPRDLFDVRDLLANEGITDDLRRAFIVYLLSHDRPMHEVIGPTLKDISREYDRGFAGMTEEPVPLETLLDTRETLIKEIVGNMPDDHRRFLIGFERGEPDWNLLELEHVPDLPAIRWRQINLDKLRADARSKLVESLERKLDH, from the coding sequence ATGCCGTTCAGTGACCAGTACAGAAAACAGGTATCGCTTCTTGTTCGCGTACTGCCCTTCGTAGCCGAAGAAGACTGTTTTGCCCTTAAAGGCGGAACCGCGATCAATCTATTCGTCCGTGATCTGCCCCGCCTGTCGGTCGATATCGACCTGACCTACCTGCCGGTCCAGTCGAGAGAGGACTCCCTGAGCGCCATTGACGCTGCGATGAAGCGGATCGCCGAAACTGCGGGCTCGGGATCACCGGCAGAAGATATAACGCCGGGAATGCCGAACGCTGAAGGAACCGTGACGAAACTGCTCGCGCGTGGTGATGGCGTCCAGATCAAGATCGAAGTCACGCCGGTTTTAAGAGGCTGTGTATTCGAAGCGGAGACGCGAACCGTCTCTCCCAGCGTCGAAGACAATTTCGGGTTCGCAGAAATGAAGCTCGTCTCGTTTGCCGATCTCTATGGCGGCAAGATCGTCGCCGCCCTCGACCGGCAACATCCGCGCGACCTCTTCGACGTGCGCGACCTGCTGGCCAATGAAGGCATCACGGATGATTTGCGCCGTGCCTTCATCGTCTATCTTTTGAGCCATGATCGTCCGATGCACGAAGTAATCGGCCCGACACTAAAAGATATATCCCGCGAATATGATCGCGGCTTTGCAGGAATGACCGAAGAGCCCGTGCCGCTTGAAACGCTACTTGATACACGCGAGACATTGATCAAGGAGATTGTCGGCAACATGCCCGATGATCATCGCAGGTTCCTGATTGGCTTCGAACGCGGCGAGCCGGATTGGAACCTTCTCGAGCTTGAGCATGTCCCTGATTTGCCTGCAATCAGATGGCGGCAGATCAATCTCGACAAGCTAAGAGCGGACGCTCGCTCGAAACTTGTCGAAAGCCTTGAGCGGAAACTTGATCACTGA
- a CDS encoding GIY-YIG nuclease family protein, giving the protein MAKQFTEDDDALLAELGIEVEAKKVAARTPQEERVIAGFEEIQRFVEEHGHPPQHGEDKDIFERLYAVRLDRLRELGEFRPLLEPIDKDGLLEGGIAVAATIDDDIDDDALLAELGVETQASEIAELRHVRSSAEKRAAEEIANRQRCEDFDKFKPLFEAVQQELDTGSRETKQFRKDAGFAKADIKEGQFFILGGQTAYVAEVGEFFAAPNGQTDARMRVIYSNGTESDLLLRSMQRALYKDETSRIISDPGAGPLFSGTVDDEDASSGTIYVLRSKSDLPIVKDNRDVLHKIGVTSGKVERRIANAKIDATFLLADVEVVATYELFNINRTKLENLIHRIFEAARLDIEIKDRFGNPVVPREWFLVPFAAIDEAVERIKDGTIKSYTYDPQQAQLVERKAG; this is encoded by the coding sequence ATGGCTAAACAGTTTACAGAGGATGATGACGCACTTCTTGCCGAGCTCGGAATCGAAGTCGAGGCTAAGAAGGTTGCTGCAAGAACGCCGCAGGAAGAACGGGTTATTGCAGGCTTCGAGGAAATTCAGCGCTTTGTCGAGGAGCATGGTCATCCGCCGCAGCACGGCGAAGACAAAGATATCTTCGAGCGGCTCTATGCGGTTCGTCTCGATCGCCTAAGAGAGCTTGGCGAGTTCAGGCCGCTTCTGGAACCGATTGATAAGGACGGACTGCTTGAAGGTGGAATTGCTGTTGCAGCGACGATCGATGATGACATTGACGATGACGCTCTTCTTGCAGAACTCGGGGTCGAAACCCAGGCATCAGAGATCGCCGAGCTCCGTCATGTTCGCTCCAGCGCGGAGAAGAGAGCAGCGGAAGAGATCGCCAACCGGCAGCGATGTGAGGATTTCGACAAGTTCAAGCCACTGTTCGAGGCTGTTCAGCAAGAGCTCGATACCGGATCGAGAGAAACAAAGCAGTTCCGTAAAGACGCTGGCTTTGCAAAAGCGGACATCAAGGAAGGACAGTTTTTTATTCTTGGTGGACAGACAGCTTATGTTGCGGAGGTCGGAGAGTTTTTTGCTGCACCAAACGGGCAAACAGATGCCCGTATGCGCGTAATTTACTCCAACGGCACAGAGAGCGACCTGCTTTTGCGTTCAATGCAACGCGCCCTCTACAAGGATGAAACCAGCAGGATAATTTCCGATCCGGGCGCTGGCCCTTTGTTCTCCGGAACCGTTGATGACGAAGATGCATCCAGCGGAACGATCTACGTTCTCCGCAGCAAGTCTGACCTTCCGATTGTGAAAGATAACCGTGACGTTCTTCATAAAATCGGGGTCACGAGCGGCAAGGTCGAGCGGCGGATCGCCAATGCCAAAATAGATGCCACCTTCCTCCTCGCTGATGTCGAGGTGGTTGCGACTTACGAGCTCTTCAATATCAACCGCACTAAGCTTGAGAACCTGATCCATCGCATTTTTGAAGCCGCCCGTCTCGACATCGAGATCAAGGACCGGTTCGGGAATCCCGTTGTGCCGCGAGAGTGGTTTCTCGTGCCGTTTGCAGCAATAGATGAGGCGGTCGAGCGTATCAAGGACGGGACCATAAAGAGCTACACCTATGATCCGCAGCAAGCCCAGCTCGTTGAAAGGAAGGCGGGATGA
- a CDS encoding relaxase/mobilization nuclease domain-containing protein, whose protein sequence is MIPFASQRASGQDLATHLLNAEDNEHVMIMDVRGALANDLHGAFAEWQLQADALTNCRNYLYSLSINPDPAQGRLTQEQYRDYVDRVEKALGLEGQPRAVVFHIKHDREHAHIVWSRIDAEAGKAVQLSFDREKLMRVTRQFSRDHGIELAAGYNRDKDNPDKSSQLSLYDKHQQDTTGLTREQRMELVTELWRTRDSAKAFVRALGEHGYMLARGNRPYVLVDIHGDTNALPRMINDKSVRAKDVRAFLEKDFPPEALPSIEEAKALAANLRKEKKIKDKIDREAEAKKELSEKEAARRKSALEKVRSLVQAQRKERSDLKKKHRTELSSFRNKRLELARQVREQRLKTRPAGLARFLGRVTGMNKVVRLVRMHRDRKRVQETRKLQAALLNRHRQERARLAKDQRLVMANAKRSLRSVMKVEKREQQSRATKALRHARQAQRASKGVEHLQAIDAKAYEALIAKENRQALKEPSRQLEQWRSDAGRLTQQFTKAADELEETTKGKGDSKAHDQGLKRREENARKRRRDRDQDR, encoded by the coding sequence ATGATACCTTTTGCTTCACAGCGTGCATCCGGACAAGACCTCGCCACCCATCTTCTCAATGCCGAAGATAACGAGCACGTCATGATCATGGATGTCCGTGGCGCTCTTGCAAATGATCTGCATGGTGCCTTTGCCGAATGGCAATTACAGGCCGACGCCCTGACCAATTGCCGCAATTATCTCTATAGCCTGTCGATCAATCCCGATCCGGCTCAGGGCCGCCTGACCCAGGAGCAATATCGCGATTATGTTGATCGCGTCGAAAAGGCTCTTGGTTTAGAGGGGCAACCGCGCGCCGTTGTCTTTCATATCAAACATGACCGTGAGCACGCCCATATCGTCTGGTCGAGAATTGATGCCGAGGCCGGGAAAGCCGTTCAGCTTTCTTTTGATCGAGAAAAGCTCATGCGGGTAACGCGGCAATTTTCTCGCGACCACGGCATAGAGCTTGCCGCAGGTTACAATCGGGATAAAGACAATCCCGACAAATCCTCACAGCTTTCGCTCTACGACAAGCATCAGCAGGACACGACCGGGCTCACACGAGAGCAGCGCATGGAGCTCGTGACCGAGCTTTGGCGTACACGGGATTCCGCGAAGGCCTTTGTCCGGGCGCTTGGCGAGCATGGCTACATGCTTGCACGTGGTAACCGGCCTTATGTGCTTGTCGATATTCACGGCGATACCAATGCCTTGCCGAGGATGATCAATGACAAGTCTGTCCGCGCAAAGGATGTCCGTGCTTTCTTAGAAAAGGATTTTCCGCCCGAGGCGTTGCCGAGCATAGAGGAGGCGAAAGCCCTCGCGGCAAATCTGCGGAAAGAAAAGAAGATCAAGGACAAGATCGACCGCGAAGCCGAGGCGAAAAAGGAGCTCTCCGAAAAAGAAGCGGCGCGTCGAAAGTCAGCCCTGGAAAAAGTCAGGAGCCTTGTCCAAGCGCAGCGCAAAGAGCGCAGTGATCTTAAAAAGAAGCATCGCACAGAGCTGTCCTCGTTCAGAAATAAACGGTTAGAGCTCGCCAGGCAGGTGCGTGAGCAGCGCTTGAAGACACGGCCCGCCGGTCTCGCTCGCTTTCTGGGACGGGTCACAGGCATGAACAAGGTTGTGCGCCTTGTTCGCATGCACCGTGACCGGAAGCGTGTTCAGGAAACCAGGAAGCTTCAAGCGGCCCTGCTTAATCGCCACCGCCAGGAGAGAGCGAGGCTTGCGAAAGATCAAAGGCTTGTCATGGCAAATGCAAAGCGGTCCCTCCGGTCTGTGATGAAGGTCGAGAAGCGTGAGCAGCAATCTCGTGCAACAAAAGCGTTGCGCCATGCGCGACAGGCGCAGCGCGCCAGCAAGGGTGTTGAACACCTACAAGCGATCGACGCAAAAGCCTATGAGGCCTTGATTGCTAAAGAGAACCGGCAGGCATTGAAGGAGCCTAGCCGCCAACTTGAACAATGGCGCTCTGACGCAGGCCGTTTGACGCAGCAATTTACGAAAGCGGCAGACGAGCTTGAAGAAACCACCAAAGGCAAGGGTGACAGCAAAGCTCATGATCAGGGGCTGAAACGTCGCGAGGAAAACGCGCGGAAGCGCAGGCGAGATCGCGATCAGGATCGCTGA
- a CDS encoding TraM recognition domain-containing protein, translating to MQSKEALAMTQESFIETFENELPRGSRSVRLRSQTAPEATWASTAEIINSRSMTYHPDEPGAHILVGALGPKLIGIEDPRHVLTVAGSQTGKSVMLTANLLATKSSVICTDIKGELANRTARRRLELGQKVYVLDPFEITSGVAADCRARFNPLALLDAKSDSVIEDAGAVAEAIVVATGGEKDPHWDESARNFIEGLILHVVTDSEFADKRTLVSVDELIKQALTPLAGEADEFGEPIMALDRAMMSNAERLQAEAEEDVVASAIKGAARDFYDKGTNERGSVLSTVRRHTRFLSYAKIRQSLSGHDVDLRELKTATAGASIFLCLPAGRLGLCHRWFRLIINQFFGEMEKVRGRPASGGQILVALDEFAAAIGKLSIIQTAAGLVAGDPYHIKLWTIIQDFNQLKDLYGNRWETFMANAGIVQAFAINDWTTAEYLSRRLGRTPIDTTRTELRDGKPVQIQGQAAYPLMTPDEIMLYFARNDGMRRQIVIWPDIAPMVLQRVRYFDPESAGYDWFAEMYD from the coding sequence ATGCAATCGAAGGAGGCGCTGGCGATGACACAGGAAAGCTTTATTGAGACGTTCGAAAACGAACTGCCACGCGGCTCCCGCTCGGTGCGCCTTCGCTCTCAAACCGCTCCCGAAGCGACATGGGCCTCGACGGCAGAGATCATCAATAGCCGCTCCATGACATACCACCCGGATGAGCCGGGAGCGCATATATTGGTGGGTGCCCTTGGCCCGAAGCTCATCGGCATTGAAGACCCTCGGCACGTTCTCACGGTCGCGGGCTCCCAGACCGGTAAATCGGTCATGCTGACCGCAAATCTGCTGGCAACAAAATCGAGTGTGATCTGTACGGACATCAAAGGTGAGCTTGCAAACCGCACGGCCCGCAGACGGCTAGAGCTTGGCCAAAAAGTCTATGTCCTCGATCCGTTTGAAATCACCTCGGGTGTCGCCGCTGATTGCCGTGCCCGATTCAATCCGCTGGCGTTGCTCGATGCGAAGAGCGATAGCGTCATCGAAGATGCAGGTGCCGTCGCCGAAGCGATTGTGGTTGCGACGGGCGGCGAGAAAGACCCGCATTGGGACGAGTCGGCGCGGAACTTTATCGAAGGCCTGATCCTTCATGTTGTGACCGACTCTGAATTTGCCGACAAGCGAACGCTGGTATCGGTCGATGAACTGATCAAGCAGGCCCTCACCCCGCTTGCGGGGGAGGCCGATGAATTCGGTGAACCGATCATGGCGCTCGATAGAGCGATGATGTCGAACGCCGAACGGCTTCAGGCGGAGGCGGAAGAGGACGTGGTCGCGAGCGCCATTAAGGGCGCTGCACGCGATTTCTATGACAAGGGAACCAATGAGCGCGGAAGCGTGCTGAGCACGGTTCGCCGTCATACGCGGTTTCTTTCATACGCCAAGATCAGGCAAAGCCTCTCTGGTCATGACGTCGATCTGCGCGAGCTGAAAACGGCAACGGCGGGAGCGAGTATCTTTCTTTGTCTGCCTGCTGGGCGGCTCGGTCTATGCCATCGCTGGTTTCGGCTGATCATCAATCAGTTTTTTGGCGAAATGGAAAAGGTGCGAGGCAGGCCCGCAAGCGGTGGTCAAATTCTGGTTGCGCTTGATGAGTTTGCTGCTGCTATCGGCAAGCTGAGTATTATTCAGACCGCAGCCGGGCTTGTTGCTGGCGACCCCTATCACATCAAGCTTTGGACGATCATCCAGGACTTCAATCAATTGAAGGACCTCTATGGCAATCGCTGGGAAACCTTCATGGCGAATGCCGGTATCGTTCAGGCATTCGCGATCAATGACTGGACGACGGCGGAATATCTCTCCCGCCGTCTCGGGCGCACGCCGATCGATACAACACGCACGGAACTGCGCGACGGCAAGCCGGTTCAAATTCAGGGGCAAGCGGCCTATCCGCTTATGACGCCTGACGAGATCATGTTGTATTTCGCGCGGAATGACGGAATGCGACGGCAGATTGTGATCTGGCCGGACATCGCACCGATGGTCTTACAGCGTGTGCGTTACTTCGATCCGGAGAGCGCGGGTTATGATTGGTTTGCAGAAATGTATGATTGA
- a CDS encoding DEAD/DEAH box helicase: MTMTKNVPSVSVTYAQNGNSTKSNELGMRPMQERAYEKRGEQYLLIKSPPASGKSRALMFVALDKLHNQGLKKAIITVPEKSIGSSFADEPLSKFGFWADWHVEPKWNLCNAPGADGGKADSVNAFLKGDDQVLVCPHATFRNAVVKFGIEAFDDCLIAVDEFHHVSANPENKLGAQLAELIARDKVHVVAMTGSYFRGDAEPVLMPHDEAKFDTVTYTYYEQLNGYKHLKKLDIGYFFYSGAYADDILKVLNPNEKTIIHIPSVNSRESTKDKHREVEHIIDELGDWQGTDPKTGFQLVKTSDGRVLRIADLVDDEAAKRDKVSAALKDPAEKNNRDHVDIIIALGMAKEGFDWVWCEHALTVGYRASLTEIVQIIGRATRDAPGKVRARFTNLIAEPDASEEAVTEAVNDTLKAIAASLLMEQVLAPRFNFTPKKPDSGPVEGFDYGEGGYDPDKCNIGFSDVSGQFQIEIKGLSEPKSKEAERICQEDLNEVIAAFVQDKPTVERGMFDEELVPEELTQVRMGKIIKDKYPELDDEDQEAVRQHAIAALNLTQKAKEAALEIDEEKQTGNTALIEGVRKFAMDVRDLDIDLIDRINPFSEAYAILAKTMSEESLKQVAAIISAKKVQLTPEEARDLAKRALKFKQERGRLPDITSADAWERRMAEGVAYLARMKAEAADG, encoded by the coding sequence ATAACCATGACCAAGAATGTTCCCTCTGTTTCCGTGACCTACGCCCAGAACGGCAATTCGACGAAGTCGAATGAGCTGGGTATGCGCCCGATGCAGGAGCGCGCTTACGAGAAACGGGGCGAACAGTATCTTTTGATCAAATCTCCCCCGGCATCGGGTAAGAGCCGCGCGCTGATGTTCGTTGCGCTCGACAAGCTTCACAATCAGGGTCTTAAGAAAGCGATCATTACGGTTCCCGAGAAATCCATCGGTTCGAGCTTTGCGGACGAGCCACTGTCGAAATTCGGGTTTTGGGCCGACTGGCATGTCGAGCCGAAATGGAATTTGTGTAACGCGCCGGGTGCCGACGGTGGGAAAGCCGATTCCGTCAACGCATTTTTAAAGGGGGATGATCAGGTTTTGGTCTGTCCTCATGCGACGTTCCGGAATGCCGTTGTGAAGTTCGGCATTGAGGCCTTCGATGATTGCCTAATCGCCGTAGACGAGTTCCATCACGTCTCTGCCAATCCTGAAAACAAGCTCGGCGCACAGCTCGCCGAATTAATTGCCCGCGACAAGGTTCATGTGGTGGCGATGACAGGTTCCTATTTCCGGGGAGATGCCGAGCCCGTCCTTATGCCGCATGACGAGGCGAAGTTCGATACCGTCACCTACACCTACTATGAGCAGCTAAACGGCTATAAGCACCTCAAGAAACTCGACATCGGTTATTTCTTTTATTCGGGTGCCTATGCCGACGACATTTTGAAGGTTCTCAATCCGAACGAGAAGACGATCATTCACATCCCGAGTGTCAATTCCCGCGAGAGCACCAAGGACAAGCACCGCGAAGTCGAGCATATTATTGATGAGCTTGGCGATTGGCAGGGAACCGATCCAAAGACGGGCTTCCAGCTCGTGAAGACTTCCGATGGTCGCGTTCTCCGGATTGCCGATCTGGTCGATGATGAAGCCGCCAAGCGGGATAAGGTCTCGGCAGCGCTTAAAGACCCGGCAGAGAAGAACAACCGGGACCATGTCGATATCATCATCGCCCTCGGTATGGCCAAGGAGGGCTTTGACTGGGTCTGGTGTGAGCATGCGTTGACCGTTGGCTATCGCGCCAGCCTTACCGAAATCGTTCAAATCATCGGGCGAGCGACACGGGATGCACCCGGTAAGGTGCGCGCGCGCTTTACGAACCTTATTGCTGAACCGGATGCGTCCGAAGAGGCCGTTACCGAAGCAGTCAATGACACGTTGAAGGCGATCGCGGCCAGCTTGTTGATGGAGCAAGTTCTCGCGCCGCGCTTTAATTTTACACCTAAGAAGCCTGATAGCGGGCCGGTCGAGGGTTTTGATTATGGCGAAGGCGGTTACGACCCAGACAAATGCAATATCGGTTTCAGTGATGTGAGCGGCCAGTTCCAGATCGAGATCAAGGGACTGAGTGAGCCGAAGAGCAAGGAAGCCGAACGTATCTGTCAGGAAGATTTGAACGAGGTGATTGCCGCCTTCGTGCAGGACAAGCCGACCGTCGAGCGGGGTATGTTCGATGAAGAGCTGGTGCCCGAAGAACTGACTCAGGTTCGTATGGGTAAGATCATCAAGGACAAGTATCCCGAGCTGGATGACGAAGATCAGGAGGCCGTTCGCCAACATGCCATTGCAGCCCTTAATCTGACGCAGAAGGCGAAAGAGGCAGCGCTGGAGATCGATGAGGAAAAGCAGACCGGGAATACCGCGCTGATTGAGGGTGTCCGGAAGTTCGCGATGGATGTTCGTGACCTCGACATCGATCTGATCGACCGGATTAATCCGTTCAGCGAGGCCTATGCAATCCTTGCCAAGACGATGAGCGAGGAAAGCCTCAAGCAAGTCGCGGCGATCATATCGGCCAAGAAGGTTCAGCTTACGCCCGAAGAGGCCCGTGATCTCGCCAAGCGCGCGCTGAAGTTCAAGCAGGAGCGAGGTAGGTTGCCAGACATTACGTCAGCAGACGCCTGGGAAAGGCGTATGGCCGAGGGCGTTGCCTATCTCGCCCGAATGAAGGCGGAGGCTGCCGATGGCTAA